One stretch of Bacteroidota bacterium DNA includes these proteins:
- the hpnD gene encoding presqualene diphosphate synthase HpnD: protein MSLEQAKEISKKSNSSFYYAFNLLPAQKRDAMTTVYAFCRETDDIVDEEIHTPEEKSNLLTHWRVELEHAFNGTSTYSLMNRLAMTIKQFNIPVEPFFELIKGMEMDLKFRRYDTFEQLRIYCYRVASTVGLMCIEIFGYKHRSAQEFAENLGIALQLTNILRDIKKDAEKDRIYLPLEDLKKFGYSEEDLLDSVYNDNFIKLMEFQVSRAIEYFNKATAALNKEDKGNMFAARAMQHIYFRILKNIIHEKYDIYNRNVNLSKVEKVGISLGVWAKYRLVY from the coding sequence ATGTCATTAGAACAAGCAAAAGAAATTTCAAAGAAGAGCAACAGCAGCTTCTACTACGCTTTTAATCTGTTACCTGCGCAGAAACGGGATGCCATGACGACTGTCTATGCATTTTGTCGTGAAACTGATGACATTGTCGATGAAGAAATTCACACTCCCGAAGAAAAGAGCAATCTGTTGACTCATTGGAGAGTGGAACTTGAGCATGCTTTTAATGGAACTTCTACATACTCCTTGATGAACAGGCTTGCGATGACCATCAAACAGTTTAACATTCCTGTTGAACCGTTTTTTGAGCTCATCAAAGGGATGGAAATGGATCTTAAGTTTCGGAGATATGATACTTTCGAACAGCTTAGAATATACTGTTACCGTGTCGCGTCCACTGTCGGTTTGATGTGCATTGAAATATTTGGATATAAGCATCGCAGTGCACAGGAATTTGCAGAAAATCTTGGAATCGCACTTCAACTGACGAATATTCTAAGAGATATTAAAAAGGATGCGGAAAAAGACAGAATATATCTCCCCCTAGAGGATTTAAAAAAGTTCGGTTACTCGGAAGAAGATCTCCTTGATTCGGTTTATAACGACAATTTTATCAAACTCATGGAGTTTCAGGTATCCAGAGCCATTGAATATTTTAATAAAGCCACTGCAGCACTGAACAAAGAAGACAAAGGGAACATGTTTGCTGCCCGGGCAATGCAGCATATCTATTTCCGGATCCTTAAAAACATAATCCACGAAAAATACGATATCTACAACCGGAATGTTAATCTCTCCAAAGTCGAGAAGGTTGGTATCTCCCTCGGAGTCTGGGCAAAGTATAGATTAGTTTACTAA
- the hpnE gene encoding hydroxysqualene dehydroxylase HpnE produces MPQAIVVGAGLAGLSAAVELSLKDCKVDLFESTKKGGGRANSIPHYFHSGTSSGQADEFIIDNGQHILMGCYRDTLSFLKKIGAMDKISVQERMSVRYVSKGGKSYLLESGGLPYPLNLLQAILRYDYLTFRQKLKAIQFIQKLRFVSDNSLSNLAVSEWLKREGQTGELYKGIWEILCVGAMNSPPEKTSALIFAKVLREIFLKGKNNSKIIVPKCGLSELFVDNAIKLIEEKGGSVNFGNPLESIDTVVGRVVSLKFRDRTIENPENTVLAIPHFALKKIDGISGVFPEIENGEMEYSSITTFHLKLNNNPLNTEFVALINSPVQWVFNHGDYITTVTSASTDWNAKEEPEIIKIVLSELENCLGIKPSTVTAHKMIKEKRATFVCGGKNLDYRLPSQTGLENLYLAGDWTDTGLPATIEGAVMSGKTAANLIISKNQNA; encoded by the coding sequence ATGCCACAAGCAATTGTTGTCGGGGCAGGACTTGCAGGTCTGTCTGCGGCAGTGGAACTCTCCTTAAAAGACTGTAAAGTTGATCTGTTCGAATCCACAAAAAAGGGAGGCGGCAGGGCAAATTCGATTCCTCACTATTTTCACTCCGGCACTTCTTCTGGTCAGGCAGATGAATTTATAATCGACAATGGACAGCACATTTTAATGGGCTGTTACCGCGATACTCTTTCCTTCCTTAAGAAAATTGGAGCAATGGATAAAATTTCGGTTCAGGAAAGGATGAGCGTTCGATATGTCTCGAAAGGCGGAAAATCATACCTTTTGGAGAGTGGAGGTCTGCCATATCCTCTTAATTTACTTCAGGCAATTCTTCGATACGATTACCTGACCTTCAGGCAAAAACTAAAAGCCATTCAGTTTATCCAAAAACTGAGGTTTGTGAGTGATAACTCATTATCAAATCTTGCGGTTTCGGAATGGTTAAAGAGAGAAGGGCAAACCGGTGAACTTTATAAAGGTATTTGGGAAATCCTTTGTGTGGGGGCGATGAACTCACCTCCGGAGAAAACCTCAGCATTAATATTCGCAAAGGTTCTCAGAGAGATATTCCTGAAAGGGAAGAATAATTCAAAAATAATCGTTCCGAAATGCGGGTTAAGTGAGCTTTTTGTTGATAATGCAATCAAACTGATTGAGGAAAAGGGAGGTTCGGTCAATTTTGGCAATCCGTTGGAAAGCATAGATACCGTGGTGGGACGGGTCGTTTCTCTTAAATTCAGAGACAGAACGATCGAAAATCCTGAAAATACAGTTTTGGCGATTCCTCACTTTGCATTAAAAAAAATTGACGGGATATCCGGGGTTTTTCCGGAAATTGAGAATGGTGAGATGGAATATTCATCCATCACAACATTTCATTTAAAGCTAAACAATAACCCTCTAAATACAGAATTTGTTGCCTTGATTAACTCTCCGGTTCAATGGGTTTTTAATCATGGCGACTATATAACCACGGTTACAAGTGCCTCAACCGACTGGAACGCCAAAGAAGAACCGGAAATAATCAAAATTGTGTTGAGTGAACTCGAGAATTGTTTAGGTATAAAACCTTCAACAGTAACCGCTCATAAGATGATAAAAGAAAAACGGGCGACATTCGTTTGTGGAGGGAAGAATCTGGATTATCGACTCCCGTCCCAAACCGGACTGGAAAACCTGTACCTCGCAGGAGACTGGACCGACACAGGACTCCCGGCTACCATTGAGGGTGCGGTAATGAGCGGGAAGACTGCCGCCAACCTGATTATTTCAAAAAATCAAAATGCCTGA